Proteins encoded in a region of the Zea mays cultivar B73 chromosome 2, Zm-B73-REFERENCE-NAM-5.0, whole genome shotgun sequence genome:
- the LOC107126292 gene encoding uncharacterized protein LOC107126292 → MEKGVQLMEGRQAWPLHTMGMPVASTTTTSTCFDDYSCSSSGWEQSAPFGCFGLLAADVHDLFPLFAAMEPAPPPPPSAHGVAVAIPGELDDLLLNFWDAGCHDGDVGEPPLKAQQEEEEAAFNSSCACASATHEQGYRTPTDSFTIHCDDDDQALSSIFSAGPAPAAERAAFQQQAPATEAEPLPSSSSSSCRGDPRAAGAGTGLPLPGRGAARGPARAPPLPRTCGPSLKRAATREESEQASAESGGGKRRKGAGVVVVRPFALLKPDGLDGGATLADINARVLMRPARPVRHPVGEFACAPRVSADQPGISGKAVAGFTRLHTPGRGSITIIRTRG, encoded by the exons ATGGAGAAAGGGGTGCAGCTGATGGAGGGGAGGCAGGCGTGGCCGCTCCACACGATGGGGATGCCCGTCGCCAGTACGACCACCACCAGCACCTGCTTCGACGACTACAGCTGCAGCAGTAGCGGGTGGGAGCAGTCGGCACCGTTCGGCTGCTTCggcctcctcgccgccgacgtccATGACCTCTTCCCGCTCT TCGCAGCCATGGAGCcggccccgccgccgccgccgtcggcgCACGGCGTGGCCGTCGCGATCCCCGGGGAGCTGGACGACCTTCTCCTG AACTTCTGGGACGCGGGCTGCCACGACGGCGACGTGGGCGAGCCGCCGCTCAAGGCgcagcaggaggaggaggaggccgcCTTCAATTCCAGCTGCGCCTGCGCCAGCGCCACGCACGAGCAGGGCTACCGCACCCCCACCGACTCCTTCACAATTCACT GTGATGATGATGACCAGGCCTTGAGCTCGATTTTCTCGGCGGGTCCCGCGCCGGCAGCGGAGAGAGCGGCGTTCCAGCAGCAGGCCCCCGCCACAGAGGCGGAGCCCCTGCCCAGCTCGTCCTCCTCCAGCTGCCGCGGGGACCCGCGCGCCGCCGGGGCCGGGACCGGCCTGCCGCTTCCGGGGCGGGGCGCCGCGCGGGGGCCTGCGCGGGCCCCGCCGCTTCCGAGGACCTGCGGCCCCTCTCTGAAACGTGCCGCGACACGCGAAG AGTCGGAGCAGGCGTCGGCCGAGAGCGGCGGCGGCAAGCGGCGGAAGGGCGCGGGCGTGGTGGTGGTGCGTCCGTTCGCGCTGCTGAAGCCCGACGGCCTGGACGGCGGCGCGACGCTGGCGGACATCAACGCGCGCGTCCTGATGCGGCCGGCGCGGCCGGTGCGGCACCCCGTGGGCGAGTTCGCGTGCGCGCCGCGCGTGTCCGCGGACCAGCCGGGCATCTCGGGCAAGGCCGTCGCCGGCTTCACGCGCCTGCACACCCCCGGGCGCGGCTCCATAACCATCATAAGGACGCGAGGCTAG